DNA from Triticum aestivum cultivar Chinese Spring chromosome 7D, IWGSC CS RefSeq v2.1, whole genome shotgun sequence:
TTACATGATCAGCTTCTTTTGGATGTGTCGCATAAGTAGTAGTTTTGTTGTACTAAACCTTCCAGCCTCTGCTACTGTTTTGTTTCAGGCACACTACTTCTCGACGAGTGCTGTGGAGATTGACCCCATGATTCTCAAGAAGCTGCTCGCCGAGCAGTTAAATTGTTCTGGAATCTCAAGCAATTGCCTTCTGGAGATCCAAACGGTGAAGTATCTGCAGGCGCTCACTCTCATATTAATTGTGTCTGGGGTTGGGGGTGTCTACTATATTGGACAGAATCTGATGGATCGGGGGTCAGAGATTACGGGGCAGCTGAAAAAGCATGCCCCGGAAATCTTGGGCGACATCTGCAATGAGGCTTTGTTCCAGATGAAGATACCATTCATCGGCAGCAAAGAAAGCCGGTTTGAATTGAAGGACTACTGGTTTAACGACCCCAACAAGTCACTAAGCAGGCAAGAGCAGAGGGCGAGGCGTGCGTTGGCCATACAAGAGAAGGACCGGATTCGACGTGAGGAGTTCAAACGTGCTGAGGAGGAAAGGAAACGCGCGGCTGCGCCTCTGTACGAGCAGTACATGGCCAGGAAGGATTTGAATGATATGAAGGTGATGGAGCAGCTACGCGAGGAGAGGATGAGGCATGAGGAGAGGATGAGGCGGTTGTCGGGGAATATGTAGGACAGGACACATACACAGCAGCCAGTCTGATAAGCTGTGCGCTCGTGGGTGATGGACCCGGTTTTGGCACTGTTGGCAATTGCTGCCATGCATGTTTTGCTTTGCCTGATTCTAAACTGTCTGTCAAATTGACTTGATTAGTCAGCTTTGAACCTGACCGTGTGGTTTGTCAGCAGACGCGCAACCTGTGTAGCGTCAGTGACCATGCAATGTTTTGCTTTCAAAACTACTACTTGTGTGTTTATTTAT
Protein-coding regions in this window:
- the LOC123164179 gene encoding uncharacterized protein isoform X2, whose amino-acid sequence is MALRTLAARTRSAALHLAPRSSPPATIGASPSAPRVLYSKPAVISMAIPAATASALLLSPAFSSPAIRGTSLISTAQAHYFSTSAVEIDPMILKKLLAEQLNCSGISSNCLLEIQTVKYLQALTLILIVSGVGGVYYIGQNLMDRGSEITGQLKKHAPEILGDICNEALFQMKIPFIGSKESRFELKDYWFNDPNKSLSRQEQRARRALAIQEKDRIRREEFKRAEEERKRAAAPLYEQYMARKDLNDMKVMEQLREERMRHEERMRRLSGNM
- the LOC123164179 gene encoding uncharacterized protein isoform X1; protein product: MSLLNSRQKQAGQVGSAVMAEAAFVPKRMFHWKPRLAARPRATHGCSLTLRSPASHCIFMSGQQVISMAIPAATASALLLSPAFSSPAIRGTSLISTAQAHYFSTSAVEIDPMILKKLLAEQLNCSGISSNCLLEIQTVKYLQALTLILIVSGVGGVYYIGQNLMDRGSEITGQLKKHAPEILGDICNEALFQMKIPFIGSKESRFELKDYWFNDPNKSLSRQEQRARRALAIQEKDRIRREEFKRAEEERKRAAAPLYEQYMARKDLNDMKVMEQLREERMRHEERMRRLSGNM
- the LOC123164179 gene encoding uncharacterized protein isoform X3; this translates as MQWISWEQLMFDKVISMAIPAATASALLLSPAFSSPAIRGTSLISTAQAHYFSTSAVEIDPMILKKLLAEQLNCSGISSNCLLEIQTVKYLQALTLILIVSGVGGVYYIGQNLMDRGSEITGQLKKHAPEILGDICNEALFQMKIPFIGSKESRFELKDYWFNDPNKSLSRQEQRARRALAIQEKDRIRREEFKRAEEERKRAAAPLYEQYMARKDLNDMKVMEQLREERMRHEERMRRLSGNM